In a genomic window of Arthrobacter woluwensis:
- a CDS encoding glutamate synthase subunit beta: protein MADPRGFLKVRERETQPRRPVPVRIMDWKEVYEAQEKGVLKSQAGRCMDCGVPFCHQGCPLGNLIPEWNDLVWRDRGQEAIERLHATNNFPEFTGRLCPAPCESSCVLGINQPAVTIKQVEVSIIDQAFEEGWVTPLPPTRLTGKTVAVVGSGPAGLAVAQQLTRVGHTVAVYERDDKIGGLLRYGIPDFKMEKDHLDRRLEQMKAEGTRFRPGVNVGVDVTWEQLRRRYDAVVVTTGATVPRDLPIPGRELSGVHYAMDYLVPSNRVVAGEDPENHIDARGKHVVILGGGDTGADCIGTAHRQQAASVTTLAIGKQPPAERPAHQPWPLFPTLFEVASAHEEGGERTYLASTVEFVGENGQLTGIKVAETEFVDGKRLPKAGTERIIPADLVFLALGFTGAEPAGITEQIKAEFDGRGNVSRDAEYMTSTEGVFVAGDAGRGQSLIVWAIAEGRACAASVDRFLTGSTILPAPVAPTDRAISLL, encoded by the coding sequence GTGGCTGATCCCCGTGGCTTTTTGAAGGTCCGCGAACGCGAGACCCAGCCTCGCCGCCCCGTTCCGGTCCGCATCATGGACTGGAAGGAAGTGTACGAGGCGCAGGAGAAGGGCGTCCTGAAGAGCCAGGCCGGCCGGTGCATGGACTGCGGTGTGCCGTTCTGTCACCAGGGCTGTCCTCTGGGCAACCTCATTCCTGAATGGAACGACCTCGTGTGGCGTGACCGTGGCCAGGAGGCCATCGAACGCCTGCACGCCACCAACAACTTCCCGGAGTTCACCGGTCGGCTGTGCCCGGCGCCCTGCGAGTCGTCCTGCGTGCTGGGCATCAACCAGCCCGCCGTGACCATCAAGCAGGTCGAGGTCTCGATCATCGACCAGGCCTTCGAGGAAGGCTGGGTCACTCCTTTGCCGCCCACCCGTCTGACGGGCAAGACGGTGGCCGTGGTCGGTTCCGGCCCGGCCGGCCTCGCCGTGGCGCAGCAGCTCACCCGTGTCGGCCACACCGTGGCCGTCTACGAGCGGGACGACAAGATCGGTGGCCTGCTGCGGTACGGCATCCCGGACTTCAAGATGGAGAAGGACCACCTGGACCGCCGTCTGGAGCAGATGAAGGCCGAGGGCACCCGCTTCCGTCCGGGCGTCAACGTGGGCGTCGACGTCACGTGGGAGCAGCTGCGCCGGCGTTACGACGCCGTCGTGGTCACCACCGGCGCCACCGTGCCCCGTGATCTCCCGATCCCCGGCCGTGAGCTGTCCGGCGTGCACTACGCCATGGACTACCTGGTGCCGTCCAACCGCGTGGTCGCGGGGGAGGATCCGGAGAACCACATCGACGCCCGCGGCAAGCACGTGGTCATCCTCGGCGGCGGTGACACCGGCGCCGACTGCATCGGCACCGCGCACCGCCAGCAGGCGGCGTCCGTGACGACGCTCGCGATCGGCAAGCAGCCTCCGGCCGAGCGCCCCGCTCACCAGCCGTGGCCGCTGTTCCCGACGCTTTTCGAAGTGGCCAGTGCCCATGAGGAGGGCGGTGAGCGCACCTACCTCGCGTCCACCGTCGAATTCGTGGGGGAGAACGGTCAGCTCACCGGCATCAAGGTCGCGGAGACCGAGTTCGTGGACGGCAAGCGCCTCCCGAAAGCCGGCACCGAGCGGATCATCCCGGCCGACCTGGTCTTCCTCGCTCTCGGATTCACCGGCGCGGAGCCGGCCGGGATCACCGAGCAGATCAAGGCGGAGTTCGACGGCCGCGGCAACGTCAGCCGCGACGCCGAGTACATGACCAGCACGGAAGGCGTCTTCGTTGCCGGCGACGCAGGCCGTGGCCAGTCACTGATCGTGTGGGCGATCGCCGAGGGCCGTGCGTGCGCGGCCTCGGTGGACCGGTTCCTGACCGGGAGCACCATCCTCCCGGCTCCCGTGGCGCCCACCGATCGAGCCATCTCGCTGCTCTAG